A window from Planococcus maritimus encodes these proteins:
- the trxB gene encoding thioredoxin-disulfide reductase: MTETTNIYDVLIIGAGPAGMTAAVYTSRANLSTLMLERGIPGGQMANTEEIENYPGFDHILGPDLSTKMFEHAKKFGAEYAYGDVTEIIDGDEFKTVKAGSKEYKARAIILTTGAEYKKMGIPGETELGGRGVSYCAVCDGAFFKGKELVVVGGGDSAVEEGVYLTRFADKVTIVHRRDELRAQKILQDRAFANDKIDFIWSHTVKEIHDKDSKVGSVTLVSTKDDSEREFEADGVFIYIGMLPLTKPFESLGILNDLGYIETNEEMQTAVPGIFAAGDVRDKTLRQVVTATGDGSIAAQSVQHYVEELAEKIASKAQA, encoded by the coding sequence ATGACAGAAACAACTAATATTTATGATGTGTTAATAATCGGTGCGGGGCCTGCCGGCATGACAGCCGCGGTCTATACATCGCGAGCCAATCTTTCGACGCTCATGCTCGAGCGTGGAATTCCAGGCGGCCAAATGGCCAATACCGAAGAAATTGAAAACTACCCAGGATTCGACCATATCCTTGGTCCTGACCTATCTACTAAAATGTTTGAACATGCGAAAAAATTTGGGGCCGAATATGCTTACGGCGATGTGACTGAAATCATCGATGGCGATGAATTTAAAACTGTCAAAGCTGGCTCGAAAGAATACAAAGCCCGTGCTATCATTTTGACAACCGGAGCCGAGTACAAAAAAATGGGCATCCCGGGTGAAACCGAACTTGGCGGACGCGGTGTCAGCTATTGCGCAGTATGCGATGGTGCATTTTTCAAAGGCAAAGAATTGGTCGTCGTTGGCGGCGGAGATTCGGCAGTTGAAGAAGGGGTTTACTTGACTCGTTTCGCGGACAAAGTAACCATCGTTCATCGCAGAGACGAATTGCGTGCACAGAAAATCCTTCAAGACCGCGCCTTCGCAAATGACAAGATCGACTTTATCTGGAGCCATACCGTAAAAGAAATTCACGATAAAGATAGCAAAGTCGGAAGCGTTACTTTGGTATCGACCAAAGACGATTCAGAACGGGAATTCGAAGCAGACGGCGTGTTCATTTATATTGGCATGCTGCCACTAACGAAACCATTTGAATCACTGGGCATCTTGAATGACCTTGGTTATATTGAAACGAATGAAGAAATGCAAACGGCAGTGCCGGGAATATTCGCAGCTGGCGATGTGCGGGACAAAACTTTGCGTCAAGTCGTCACGGCGACTGGCGACGGCAGCATC